The Gorilla gorilla gorilla isolate KB3781 chromosome 11, NHGRI_mGorGor1-v2.1_pri, whole genome shotgun sequence genome contains the following window.
gaggtcaggagtttgtgaccagcctggccaacatctttactaaacctcatctttactaaaaatacaaaaattagccggatgtggtggtgtgcacctgtaatcccagttattcaggagctAATCCCAgttattcgagaggctgaggcacaagaattgcttgaacccagaaggcagaggttgcagtgaaccaagatcacaccactgcactccagcctgtgtgagagcgagactccatctcaaaaaaaaaaaacaaataaaaaaaaaaactactgctCTAAACCAGTTTCAGAAATCCTAATCCCAACccctaaaaaaaaataatcacagcTTCAGAAGGCTCAAATGCAATTAAAGGATTTCCAAATACGGATCTGAGGTTCTAAGACCATTCCAATTTTCTAAGCATGTATCACaaatttatcaaaagaaaaaaggtaatcTTTAAATGGTGATGGGAGTTACGTGAATCAGTTCAGTTAAAGTGTCCCAATTTAAGAGTTTAGAATCACTGACCTGGTGAAAGAATGTTAGTAGTACAATCTCCACAGAAATCCAAATACAAAACAGAATTAAAGTAATAAAGTTCAGGATTTACTGCACAACAAAACATTCAATCAAATGTTATCTACACAGACAACATTAATAGGGTAAAAATGACACTAtctctttttaaactttattatttaattcttacacAACATTCAAAGAGTAGACTTCAGAAATGTCTACCCATACTATTGACAACTATTTCTAGCACAGCTAAGTTTAATGCCCACTATCACAGAATCAAAGAATTTTTGGTGTGGAAGGTCACCTAGACAGTTACCTAGTCCAACACCTCCATTTTACACAACAAGGAAACTgagtttgcaaaagaaaaataacttggtCAAAATCATACACGTAGCAAGTGGCTGAGGCATATTTACTCCCTGTACCATGTTTTCACTATACCAACCTGACTCCTCAACCAAATATAAtgcataaaaattttaattcacaTCACACTAAGGCCAACCAAGACACCCTACctgccaaataaaaattttataatgccTGACAATATCAATCAGAtgtcaaaacaaatacaaaattaagaaaaaactatAAATGTTAATTGGCATAATAGAAACATGAATCCCTAACTTCAACCACTACAAACTTTCAAAGAATAATTTGGAAGATACTTTGATGTCTACTTTCATACAAACATATTTTCATACAAACATTGATCATTACTTCTAATGTGAGTCTGATGCTGATAAATACCTAAAGCAAAAAATTTCCCTCTATGTATTCACTGAACTTATTTACGGCATGACATAACTTAAGACTCACCTGCAGGACTGTCAGCATTCTCTCCTGGATGTAGCTGTATACCAGCAGAATCTATAGAGTTCACTGTAACTGTTTGTAGATTTGGCAACTGACCAGTGCTTAGACTAACTGGAGTTGAAGTGAAGGCTCCACCTGCAGCAACTTGACCAAGTGTGAGGGTTTGAACAGGCGTCAAAGTTATTTGTTGGGCAGCAGTattctgtatttgcaaattcTGCAAGTTCTGGACCCCTTGTACTTGAAACGTTTGCCAAGTTACCTGTCCAGAAGGGGTCACTGTCTGTGCCTGAATTAAAAAGGTTCCAGGATTCAGCTGCAACTGAAGATTTTGCAAAGCCTGTTGTGATATATTTTGACCACTGGCTTGCACACCATGGATTGTCTGTGGTGTAATACCTTGCACAATTTGGGCTTGACTGGTTGGCTGCTGAGACTCTTGAAGTTGTAGATGCTGTACAACAGGCTGTGCTGTAGAAACCTGAATATTCTGTGCCTGTGTCTCTTCAGAAACAGGCGACTGGATATAATTTCCCTGAAGATCTGAAGAATGAACTTGCCCACTAGATGTAGTCAAgctatttgtgttttgttgtaATATACCTGTACTATCTATCGTAACAGGCAACTGTGATGAAGAGGATGTTGGCACAAATAAATCTGTATCAGTATTAGTTTCATTAATATCAGGAGAAACCCGCTCACCAGTCCTTTCTGAATTGTCTGAACTATCCATAGCTTGTCCTGTGTTTATCAAATGTCCGTCGGCATTAATGCCTGCAGTCATTGTCTGAGAACTGCCCGAGAGTCCCAAAGAATCTAGATCGACACTATTGATTGGTACAAACGTAATATTTCCTGGCAGACCAAGAGGCACATTAGCAACTACTTGGGTTTGACCAGGAAAAGATGAACCACCAATTGCAACTCCCTGAACCTGGACTTGACCAGTCTGTGGTAtgagattctggatgttagcagAAGGTGTTCCAGAGGCAAGTAAGGTTTGATTAGAGCCAGGAATGATCTGAATTTGACTGCTTTCTTGATTTATACCCCCATTATCTGAAGAGCCTGTGAAACCAATTTGAACCTGCTGACCATCTGCTGACTGGATCTGTGGTATCACTTGATATTGAACACTGGACACTGTACCATTTGATGAATCTGATCCTGGTGCAAcggaaaatatttgttgattctGCAAATTCTGAAGGGGAAGAACATACTGCCCACTTGAAGTAGCAGCACTTGGAATCTGGACTAGATTACCAGCTTCATCTTTTATAGTTGTAGGTGTGGCTGACAAAACCTCCCATCGGTTTGGTGCTCCTCCTAACTGTGCAGAAGCCAAATCACCTGTCtggatgaagaaaacaaaaaggtgaTATATTTGTGGTATATTTAAATCAACCctcaaaaaattctaaaaactggTATAAATCCTACTACCTGAAAATTCAACTTATCTTAAAACACAATAGAGTTCAAATACAGGAGCAGTACTATATGAATTACAATAATTATCACTTCCAGTTTTGTTACTGCAAAGACAATTCATCC
Protein-coding sequences here:
- the SP3 gene encoding transcription factor Sp3 isoform X2; this encodes MTAPEKPVKQEEMAALDVDSGGGGGGGGGHGEYLQQQQQHGNGAVAAAAAAQTGDLASAQLGGAPNRWEVLSATPTTIKDEAGNLVQIPSAATSSGQYVLPLQNLQNQQIFSVAPGSDSSNGTVSSVQYQVIPQIQSADGQQVQIGFTGSSDNGGINQESSQIQIIPGSNQTLLASGTPSANIQNLIPQTGQVQVQGVAIGGSSFPGQTQVVANVPLGLPGNITFVPINSVDLDSLGLSGSSQTMTAGINADGHLINTGQAMDSSDNSERTGERVSPDINETNTDTDLFVPTSSSSQLPVTIDSTGILQQNTNSLTTSSGQVHSSDLQGNYIQSPVSEETQAQNIQVSTAQPVVQHLQLQESQQPTSQAQIVQGITPQTIHGVQASGQNISQQALQNLQLQLNPGTFLIQAQTVTPSGQVTWQTFQVQGVQNLQNLQIQNTAAQQITLTPVQTLTLGQVAAGGAFTSTPVSLSTGQLPNLQTVTVNSIDSAGIQLHPGENADSPADIRIKEEEPDPEEWQLSGDSTLNTNDLTHLRVQVVDEEGDQQHQEGKRLRRVACTCPNCKEGGGRGTNLGKKKQHICHIPGCGKVYGKTSHLRAHLRWHSGERPFVCNWMYCGKRFTRSDELQRHRRTHTGEKKFVCPECSKRFMRSDHLAKHIKTHQNKKGIHSSSTVLASVEAARDDTLITAGGTTLILANIQQGSVSGIGTVNTSATSNQDILTNTEIPLQLVTVSGNETME
- the SP3 gene encoding transcription factor Sp3 isoform X1, which gives rise to MTAPEKPVKQEEMAALDVDSGGGGGGGGGHGEYLQQQQQHGNGAVAAAAAAQDTQPSPLALLAATCSKIGPPSPGDDEEEAAAAAGAPAAAGATGDLASAQLGGAPNRWEVLSATPTTIKDEAGNLVQIPSAATSSGQYVLPLQNLQNQQIFSVAPGSDSSNGTVSSVQYQVIPQIQSADGQQVQIGFTGSSDNGGINQESSQIQIIPGSNQTLLASGTPSANIQNLIPQTGQVQVQGVAIGGSSFPGQTQVVANVPLGLPGNITFVPINSVDLDSLGLSGSSQTMTAGINADGHLINTGQAMDSSDNSERTGERVSPDINETNTDTDLFVPTSSSSQLPVTIDSTGILQQNTNSLTTSSGQVHSSDLQGNYIQSPVSEETQAQNIQVSTAQPVVQHLQLQESQQPTSQAQIVQGITPQTIHGVQASGQNISQQALQNLQLQLNPGTFLIQAQTVTPSGQVTWQTFQVQGVQNLQNLQIQNTAAQQITLTPVQTLTLGQVAAGGAFTSTPVSLSTGQLPNLQTVTVNSIDSAGIQLHPGENADSPADIRIKEEEPDPEEWQLSGDSTLNTNDLTHLRVQVVDEEGDQQHQEGKRLRRVACTCPNCKEGGGRGTNLGKKKQHICHIPGCGKVYGKTSHLRAHLRWHSGERPFVCNWMYCGKRFTRSDELQRHRRTHTGEKKFVCPECSKRFMRSDHLAKHIKTHQNKKGIHSSSTVLASVEAARDDTLITAGGTTLILANIQQGSVSGIGTVNTSATSNQDILTNTEIPLQLVTVSGNETME